The following proteins come from a genomic window of Pseudomonas sp. MAG733B:
- a CDS encoding ABC transporter substrate-binding protein, with amino-acid sequence MKSQTLKHGFYPLVLTLAMGLGSAQAASDMVVVGYGGAGQKAQDVAFFQPFAAVDQSKVIQSEYNGEMAKIKVMVDTGNVDWDVVQIEGPDLMRGCEEGMYERLDWTRLGHADQLITDAAQECGSAALVWSVAIAYDTDKLAQAPTSWADFWDVKKTPGKRGLRKRAVYNLEFALLADGVKVEDVYKVLGTPQGVDRAFAKLTELKPYIQWWEAGAQPPQWLTAGDVVMTSTYSGRIADAAQKGSHLGLVWPGSLYGMDYWAIIKGSKHVDQAQRFIAFANQPDAQVKYVEQIPYGPTNTQAAARLDDKLAQWVPTAPQNLKGALSMNVGFWVDHGEELEERFNAWASK; translated from the coding sequence ATGAAATCGCAAACGCTCAAGCACGGTTTTTATCCTTTGGTGTTGACCCTGGCGATGGGGCTGGGCAGCGCCCAAGCCGCATCGGACATGGTGGTGGTCGGTTACGGCGGCGCAGGACAAAAAGCCCAGGACGTGGCGTTCTTCCAGCCGTTCGCTGCGGTGGATCAAAGCAAAGTGATCCAGAGCGAATACAACGGCGAAATGGCCAAGATCAAAGTGATGGTCGACACCGGCAACGTCGATTGGGACGTGGTGCAGATCGAGGGCCCGGACCTGATGCGCGGCTGCGAGGAGGGCATGTACGAGCGGCTCGACTGGACGCGCCTGGGCCACGCTGACCAGTTGATCACTGACGCGGCACAGGAATGCGGTTCCGCTGCGCTGGTGTGGAGCGTGGCGATTGCCTACGACACCGACAAACTGGCCCAGGCGCCAACATCGTGGGCAGATTTCTGGGACGTCAAAAAAACCCCCGGCAAACGCGGGTTGCGCAAGCGTGCGGTGTACAACCTGGAATTCGCCTTGCTGGCAGACGGGGTAAAAGTCGAGGACGTGTACAAGGTGCTTGGCACCCCGCAGGGCGTGGACCGCGCGTTCGCCAAGTTGACTGAACTCAAGCCGTATATCCAGTGGTGGGAGGCCGGCGCACAACCGCCGCAATGGCTGACCGCCGGTGACGTGGTGATGACGTCGACCTACAGCGGTCGCATCGCCGACGCGGCGCAAAAAGGCAGCCACCTCGGTCTGGTCTGGCCGGGCAGCCTGTATGGCATGGACTATTGGGCGATCATCAAGGGCTCCAAGCACGTCGATCAGGCCCAGCGCTTCATTGCCTTCGCCAACCAGCCGGATGCGCAGGTCAAATACGTCGAGCAGATTCCTTACGGCCCGACCAACACCCAGGCCGCCGCGCGACTGGACGACAAACTGGCGCAATGGGTGCCGACGGCGCCGCAAAATCTCAAGGGTGCGTTGTCGATGAACGTTGGTTTCTGGGTCGATCATGGCGAAGAACTGGAAGAGCGCTTCAACGCCTGGGCCAGCAAATAA
- a CDS encoding FAD-dependent oxidoreductase — MPTTTPAFAHLFEPLQIRGKRLKNRIMSSGHDTSMPTDNLVNEQLIAYHRARAEGGVGLIVLQVAGVHDSARYTSHVLMATDDECIEGYRKLAQTCHAHGTVVLSQVFHPGREIMESSDGLLAVAYSASNVPNERFRVMPRALDQAMIDEIVAGYAAAARRLHQAGIDGVEVVASHGYLPAQFINPRVNRRTDGYNGELEQRLRFLREVIAAVRAATDEQFIIGLRISADERDPEGLTEDESLAAVQSLQAQLDYVHIVAGTSASLGGAVHIVPPMAIEAAYLAKEAGTFKASLDIPLFVTGRINQPQEAELILARGQADVCGMTRALICDPQMPNKTDTGRAEDVRACIACNQACIGHFHKGLPISCIQHPETGRELIFGERQPAKTRKRIMIAGGGPGGMKAAAVAAQRGHEVTLYEASSQLGGQVLLAQLLPRRSEFGGASTNLQREMELAGVRVVRNTRVDRALVEQEKPDMVIIATGAEPYWPTFERGGELQVVDAWQVLRDEVQIGRSVVVVDWRCDWIGPGIAERLTRAGHQVQLAVNGTHCGENLPLYVRDQLAGELHKLGIPITPYARLYGCDDNTVYLQHTASGEPMLMENIDTLVLCQGHQPVDTLGAELQGLVEFRRIGDCLAPRTAEEAIYEGLKVAWEL, encoded by the coding sequence ATGCCGACCACGACCCCAGCTTTTGCGCACCTGTTCGAACCCTTGCAGATCCGTGGCAAGCGCCTGAAAAACCGCATCATGTCCAGCGGTCACGACACGTCGATGCCCACTGACAATCTGGTCAACGAGCAACTGATCGCCTACCACCGGGCTCGTGCCGAAGGCGGTGTCGGGCTGATCGTGCTGCAAGTGGCCGGGGTGCATGACAGCGCGCGGTACACCTCCCATGTACTGATGGCCACCGACGATGAATGCATCGAGGGTTATCGCAAACTGGCGCAAACCTGCCATGCTCATGGCACCGTGGTGCTGTCGCAGGTGTTCCATCCGGGTCGGGAAATCATGGAGTCCAGCGATGGTCTGCTGGCCGTGGCTTATTCGGCATCGAATGTGCCCAACGAACGGTTTCGGGTGATGCCGCGGGCGCTGGATCAGGCGATGATCGACGAGATTGTCGCCGGTTATGCCGCTGCCGCCCGGCGCTTGCATCAGGCTGGCATCGACGGCGTCGAAGTGGTCGCCAGCCACGGTTATCTGCCGGCGCAATTCATCAACCCACGGGTCAACCGCCGCACCGATGGCTACAACGGTGAACTGGAACAGCGCCTGCGTTTCCTGCGCGAAGTGATCGCCGCCGTGCGTGCGGCGACCGACGAACAGTTCATCATCGGCCTGCGCATCTCCGCCGATGAACGCGACCCCGAAGGCCTGACCGAGGATGAATCCCTGGCCGCCGTGCAATCGCTGCAAGCACAACTCGATTACGTGCACATCGTCGCCGGCACTTCGGCCTCGTTGGGCGGCGCGGTGCACATCGTGCCGCCGATGGCGATAGAGGCGGCTTACCTGGCCAAGGAAGCCGGGACGTTCAAGGCGAGTCTGGACATTCCATTGTTCGTCACCGGGCGCATCAACCAGCCCCAGGAAGCCGAACTGATACTGGCCCGTGGGCAAGCCGATGTCTGCGGCATGACCCGCGCGCTGATCTGCGACCCGCAAATGCCCAACAAGACCGACACCGGCCGCGCTGAAGACGTGCGCGCCTGCATTGCCTGCAATCAGGCATGCATCGGCCACTTCCACAAAGGCCTGCCGATTTCCTGCATCCAGCACCCGGAAACCGGTCGCGAGTTGATTTTCGGCGAGCGGCAACCGGCCAAAACACGCAAACGCATCATGATTGCCGGCGGTGGCCCCGGCGGAATGAAAGCGGCCGCCGTCGCCGCCCAGCGCGGGCATGAGGTGACGCTGTACGAAGCCAGTTCGCAACTCGGTGGCCAGGTGTTGCTAGCGCAATTGCTGCCACGGCGCAGCGAGTTCGGCGGCGCCAGCACCAATCTGCAACGGGAGATGGAATTGGCCGGTGTGCGCGTGGTGCGCAATACCCGCGTCGACCGTGCCTTGGTGGAACAGGAAAAACCGGACATGGTGATCATCGCCACCGGCGCCGAACCGTACTGGCCGACATTCGAACGCGGTGGCGAATTGCAGGTGGTGGACGCCTGGCAGGTGTTGCGTGACGAGGTGCAGATCGGCCGTTCCGTGGTGGTGGTCGACTGGCGCTGCGACTGGATCGGCCCGGGCATCGCCGAGCGCCTGACTCGCGCCGGGCATCAGGTTCAATTGGCGGTCAACGGCACCCATTGCGGGGAAAACCTGCCGCTGTACGTGCGCGATCAACTGGCCGGCGAGTTGCACAAACTCGGGATCCCCATCACGCCATACGCACGCCTGTACGGTTGCGACGACAACACCGTGTACCTGCAACACACCGCCAGCGGTGAGCCGATGTTGATGGAAAACATCGATACGCTGGTGCTCTGTCAGGGCCATCAGCCGGTGGATACGCTGGGCGCCGAACTGCAAGGTCTGGTGGAATTCCGCCGCATCGGCGACTGCCTGGCGCCGCGTACGGCTGAAGAAGCGATTTATGAAGGCTTGAAAGTCGCGTGGGAGCTCTGA
- a CDS encoding cupin domain-containing protein translates to MSNNSKSQPATGAAEPHFLGTRIRGLRKRRGMTLAELAQQSELTAGYISQLERNLAYPSIPALFNIARSLGVTIQWFFASEANTAPEDDGVVVRKNSRLSVHYEDGIVDQLLTPQPNQQLEMLHSRFPPGTYSQQSYSHEGEEAGYLLSGSFELWVGERHFQLSEGDSFSFSSQEPHRYGNPGDVDAVVIWVITPPTF, encoded by the coding sequence ATGAGCAACAACAGCAAATCACAGCCCGCAACCGGCGCCGCCGAACCGCACTTCCTCGGCACGCGGATTCGCGGCCTGCGCAAACGCCGAGGCATGACCCTGGCGGAACTGGCGCAGCAAAGCGAACTCACCGCCGGCTACATCAGCCAACTTGAACGCAACCTCGCCTACCCGTCGATTCCCGCACTGTTCAACATCGCCCGCAGCCTCGGCGTAACGATCCAGTGGTTTTTCGCCAGTGAGGCCAATACGGCTCCTGAAGATGACGGCGTCGTGGTGCGCAAGAACAGCCGCTTGAGCGTGCATTACGAGGACGGCATCGTCGACCAGTTACTGACGCCGCAACCCAATCAACAACTGGAAATGCTTCACTCGCGTTTTCCGCCCGGCACCTACAGCCAGCAAAGCTACAGCCACGAAGGGGAAGAAGCCGGTTATCTGCTTTCCGGCAGTTTTGAGTTGTGGGTCGGCGAGCGTCATTTTCAGCTCAGCGAAGGCGACAGCTTCAGTTTCTCCAGCCAGGAGCCGCACCGTTACGGCAATCCCGGCGATGTCGATGCGGTGGTGATCTGGGTGATCACGCCGCCGACGTTCTAA
- a CDS encoding helix-turn-helix domain-containing protein codes for MTNCNSLQVQAFSTADVAEQIRATPGWTQHYQQMSPGHFAGLVRYLDLQGVEIYEEHMNTRVEQNFSAPEGSLAFCFDRSDNALYVLNGESRNIWITPENYQEIAVVFGPEFVQRNSLDVARLEGLFMAPLNSQQNALFCRWLSGTLTRLSQTFDPPTREALTQQLLEDCLFILDNACVCLDQGALQRRAGERAIMKRVGEWAADTPEEHLNLLELSLVAGVSLRQLQHAFKTYTGMAPTQWLRLRRLNSARRELLSRTPTQTTVAEVAMHWSFWHLGRFSSSYRALFKELPSDTLKRAGNTALVGRRR; via the coding sequence ATGACAAACTGTAATTCACTACAGGTTCAAGCGTTCAGTACCGCCGATGTCGCCGAGCAAATCCGCGCCACGCCGGGCTGGACCCAGCATTACCAACAGATGTCGCCGGGGCATTTCGCCGGTCTCGTGCGCTATCTGGATTTACAGGGCGTGGAGATTTACGAAGAGCACATGAACACCCGGGTCGAGCAGAATTTCAGCGCGCCCGAGGGTTCGCTGGCGTTCTGTTTCGACCGCAGCGACAACGCGCTTTACGTGCTCAATGGTGAAAGCCGCAACATCTGGATCACCCCGGAGAACTATCAGGAAATCGCCGTGGTGTTCGGGCCGGAATTCGTCCAGCGCAACAGCCTGGATGTGGCTCGGCTGGAAGGGTTGTTCATGGCACCGCTCAATTCACAGCAGAACGCGCTGTTTTGCCGTTGGCTCAGCGGCACGCTGACGCGGTTGTCCCAGACCTTCGATCCACCGACGCGCGAAGCGCTCACTCAGCAATTGCTGGAGGATTGCCTGTTCATCCTCGATAACGCCTGTGTCTGCCTCGACCAAGGTGCGTTGCAGCGCCGGGCCGGGGAACGGGCGATCATGAAGCGGGTAGGGGAATGGGCGGCGGACACTCCGGAAGAACACCTCAACCTGCTGGAATTGTCCCTGGTTGCCGGGGTTTCACTGCGCCAGTTGCAGCATGCGTTCAAGACCTACACCGGCATGGCGCCGACCCAATGGTTGCGCTTGCGCCGACTCAACAGCGCCCGCCGCGAACTGCTCAGCCGCACGCCAACGCAAACCACCGTGGCCGAAGTGGCGATGCATTGGTCGTTCTGGCATCTGGGTCGGTTTTCCAGCAGTTATCGCGCACTGTTCAAGGAGTTGCCGAGCGACACCTTGAAACGTGCGGGCAACACTGCGCTGGTGGGTCGGCGGCGTTAG
- a CDS encoding glutamine synthetase family protein yields MNVPFDQLFTWLKDHKITEVECVVSDLTGIARGKIAPTNKFLHERGMRLPESVLLQTVTGDFVDDDIYYDLLDPADIDMVCKPDADAVYVVPWAIEPTAIVIHDTFDKFGNPIELSPRNVLKKVLQLYTDKGWRPIVAPEMEFYLTQRCEDPDLPLKAPMGRSGRAESGRQSFSIDAANEFDPLFEDVYDWCELQGLDLDTLIHEDGPAQMEINFRHGNALDLADQITVFKRTMREAALKHNVAATFMAKPVGDEPGSAMHIHQSVVDIATGQPIFADANGNMSELFLHHIGGLQKYIPKVLPMFAPNVNSFRRFLPDTSAPVNVEWGEENRTVGLRVPTSSPDAMRVENRLPGADANPYLAIAASLLCGYLGMVERIEPSAAVQGRAYERRNLRLPITIEDALTQMEESETIGRYLGDKFVRGYVAVKRAEHENFKRVISSWEREFLMLSV; encoded by the coding sequence ATGAATGTCCCTTTCGATCAGCTGTTCACTTGGCTGAAAGATCACAAGATTACCGAAGTCGAGTGCGTCGTCAGCGATCTGACCGGCATTGCACGCGGCAAAATTGCACCGACCAACAAGTTCCTGCATGAGCGAGGCATGCGCCTGCCGGAAAGTGTCCTTCTGCAAACGGTAACCGGGGACTTTGTCGACGACGACATCTACTACGACCTGCTTGACCCGGCCGATATCGACATGGTCTGCAAGCCTGACGCCGATGCGGTCTACGTGGTGCCATGGGCCATCGAGCCGACCGCCATCGTGATCCACGACACCTTCGACAAGTTCGGCAACCCGATCGAATTGTCGCCGCGCAACGTGCTGAAGAAAGTCCTGCAGCTGTACACCGACAAAGGCTGGCGCCCAATCGTTGCGCCGGAAATGGAGTTCTACCTGACCCAGCGCTGCGAAGACCCGGACTTGCCGCTCAAGGCGCCGATGGGCCGTTCGGGCCGCGCCGAAAGCGGTCGTCAGTCGTTCTCCATCGATGCCGCCAACGAATTCGATCCGCTGTTCGAAGACGTCTACGATTGGTGCGAGCTGCAAGGCCTGGACCTCGACACGTTGATCCACGAAGACGGCCCGGCACAGATGGAAATCAATTTCCGTCACGGCAACGCGCTGGACCTGGCCGACCAGATCACCGTGTTCAAACGCACCATGCGTGAAGCCGCGCTCAAGCACAACGTGGCGGCGACCTTCATGGCCAAACCGGTCGGCGACGAGCCGGGCAGCGCCATGCACATTCACCAGAGCGTGGTGGACATCGCCACCGGCCAGCCGATCTTCGCCGACGCGAATGGCAACATGAGCGAGCTGTTCCTCCATCACATCGGTGGCTTGCAGAAGTACATCCCGAAAGTGCTGCCGATGTTCGCGCCCAACGTCAACTCGTTCCGCCGCTTCCTGCCGGACACCTCGGCACCGGTGAACGTCGAATGGGGTGAAGAAAACCGCACCGTCGGCCTGCGCGTACCGACCTCCAGCCCGGACGCCATGCGCGTGGAAAACCGCTTACCGGGTGCCGACGCCAACCCGTACCTGGCCATCGCCGCCAGTCTGTTGTGCGGCTACCTCGGCATGGTCGAGCGCATCGAACCGAGCGCCGCTGTCCAGGGCCGCGCCTATGAACGCCGCAACCTGCGCCTGCCGATCACCATCGAAGACGCCCTGACGCAGATGGAAGAAAGCGAAACCATTGGCCGTTATCTGGGTGACAAGTTCGTGCGCGGTTACGTCGCGGTCAAACGCGCCGAGCACGAGAACTTCAAGCGAGTGATCAGTTCGTGGGAGCGTGAGTTCTTGATGCTCAGCGTCTAA
- a CDS encoding polyamine ABC transporter substrate-binding protein: MRLLKSVVPVALAVLFSAVAQAQPQVSVYNWTDYIGETTLADFQAKTGIKVIYDVFDSNETLEGKLLAGRTGYDVVVPSNHFLARQVKAGAFLKLDREQLPNFKNLDPKLLTLLEKNDPGNEHSVPYLWGTNGIGYNVDKVKQVLGIDHIDSWAVLFEPENIKKLSACGVSMMDSADEVFPAVLNYMGMDPRSENPEDFKKAEAKLLSIRPYITYFHSSKYVSDLANGDICVAFGYSGDVFQAANRAKEAGNGVNIAYAIPKEGANLWFDLLAIPADASNTKEAHAFINYLLDPQVIAKVSASVGYANPNPAAKQYMDPELVNNPEVYPSQEVLDKLYISTTPPQSIMRLMTRSWSKVKSNK; the protein is encoded by the coding sequence ATGCGTCTATTGAAATCCGTGGTCCCGGTTGCGCTGGCCGTTCTGTTCAGCGCCGTTGCCCAGGCCCAGCCGCAGGTCAGCGTCTACAACTGGACCGACTACATCGGCGAAACCACCCTCGCCGACTTCCAGGCCAAGACTGGCATCAAGGTGATCTACGACGTCTTCGATTCCAACGAAACCCTGGAAGGCAAACTGCTCGCCGGGCGCACCGGGTATGACGTGGTGGTGCCGTCCAACCACTTCCTCGCCCGTCAGGTGAAGGCTGGTGCGTTCCTCAAACTGGATCGCGAACAACTACCGAATTTCAAGAATCTCGACCCGAAACTGCTGACATTGCTGGAGAAGAACGATCCGGGTAACGAGCACTCGGTGCCGTACCTGTGGGGCACCAACGGCATCGGCTACAACGTCGACAAGGTCAAGCAAGTGCTGGGCATCGACCACATCGATTCCTGGGCCGTGCTGTTCGAACCGGAGAACATCAAGAAACTCAGCGCGTGCGGCGTGTCGATGATGGATTCGGCGGACGAGGTGTTCCCGGCAGTCCTCAACTACATGGGTATGGACCCGCGCAGCGAGAATCCCGAGGACTTCAAGAAAGCCGAGGCCAAGCTGCTGAGCATCCGTCCGTACATCACCTATTTCCACTCCTCCAAGTACGTCTCCGACCTGGCCAACGGCGATATCTGCGTCGCCTTCGGTTATTCGGGTGATGTGTTCCAGGCCGCCAACCGCGCCAAGGAAGCCGGCAACGGCGTGAACATCGCCTATGCCATTCCCAAGGAAGGCGCGAACTTGTGGTTCGACCTGCTGGCCATTCCCGCCGACGCCAGCAACACGAAAGAAGCCCACGCCTTCATCAATTACCTGCTCGACCCGCAGGTGATCGCCAAGGTCAGCGCCTCGGTCGGTTACGCCAACCCGAACCCGGCCGCCAAGCAATACATGGACCCTGAACTGGTCAACAATCCCGAGGTTTACCCGTCCCAGGAAGTCCTCGACAAGCTCTACATCTCGACCACGCCGCCGCAGTCGATCATGCGACTGATGACCCGTTCGTGGAGCAAAGTGAAGTCCAACAAATGA